Genomic segment of Acipenser ruthenus unplaced genomic scaffold, fAciRut3.2 maternal haplotype, whole genome shotgun sequence:
ACAGAGACGCAGAGTCAAACTACAGAGACGCAGTCAAACTACAGACTCAGAGAGTCAAAATTACCGAGACGCAGAGAGTCAAACTACAGAGATGCAGAGAGTCAAACTACAGAGATGCAGAGAGTCAAACCTACAGAGACGCAGAGTGTAAAAATACTGAGGTTCCCAGGACCCCCTGCACTGTGATTGGTTCTCTGGGACACTCACCTGCACTCTGATTGGATCCTGAGGCCAGACCCCGCCCCAGATGAACTGCAGGTAGCTGAACAGCACGATGACGCTCAGGAAGGCAAAGTTACTGGCAACTCCGATCACTGCCGAGGTCATGGGGAAGTTATAGAGGAGATACCTGCAGAAttaaacagagagagcacagagaggtctggtgaagcatagggaagcattgtaaagcacagagaggtgtggtaaagcatagggaagcattgtaaagcacagagaggtctggtaaagcatagggaagcattgtaaagcacagagaggtgtggtaaagcatagggaagcattgtaaagcacagagaggtctggtaaagcacagggaagcattgtaaagcacagagaggtctggtaaagcatagggaagcattgtaaagcacagagaggtctggtaaagcatagggaagcattgtaaagcacagagaggtctggtaaagcatagggaagcattgtaaagcacagagaggtctggtaaagcatagggaagcattgtaaagcatagggaagcattgtaaagcacagagaggtctggtaaagcatagggaagcattgtaaagcacagagaggtctggtaaagcacagagggatgGGAAAGCCTCACCTGATCCCAGTGAAGTGCGCGTGAATCCGGAGCCGAGCAGCGTAGAGCTGAGCCCGACGAGACTGAATCTCAATCAAAGCTCCGACGGTGGGAACAtactggagaggagaggagaggagaggaggaggggaggagagaggaggaggggaggagaggaggggaggggaggagagaggagggtcaAACACAGGAGGAAATAAAACAAAGGAAGACAACTCATTAGAAATCAGATCGAAGAATCACTGGAAGTTAGATCACTCTCACTAACACACAccccctaacacacacacacacacactcacacacaccccaacacacacacagacacacagacacacacagacacacacagactccccctccccctcaccgaGTTCTCCCGGTAGTCTTCGTACAGCTCCACCTCAACCAGCTGCTTCTGCTCCGAGACCccggagaggaggagaggagagaacaCAAGAGTGTCGAGAGACTGCAGCAACGAGGACTTGTAGTGAAGCATAGCctggagagacagaggagagattcagagagagagagggagagagagagagagagagagagagagaggagagattcagagagagagagaggagagattcagagagaggagagattcagagagaggagagattcagagagagagagagagagagagagagagaaagaggagagaggagagattcaaagagagagagagagagagagagagagagagagtgaagccGATGGAAATGGGCAATTGTATTGTATGCATTAATCCCCTCAtattcagggatgggaataagactcctattgcacagcagtgtgatccagtccaggtttcactgctaccagcttgatcagcccccagtgtgtctagctaactagctcaggtgtgtctgattattaaactcccagtgaaaccaggactggatcacactgctgtgcagcgggagtctcgctCCCAGCCCTGATCATGTTTGATGCTGCAGGAGACCCAGGCGCTGGTTCCGAGGGGCTGGACTCACGGAGCGGGCCGTGGTGGAGATGGTCCGGCCCCCGTGGGTGTAGCAGGACATTCGGATCAGGAACATTCCCAGCTCCTGATTCACCGGAGACTCCGGCATTTCCATCTCCAGGGAGATCCGATAGGGCTGGCCATAGATCATCACCTgcagaaccagaaccagagagagagggagcgggtCAGAAACGACACAGCACAAACCGGGTTAGAACCGAGCCAGAAACACACAGCACAAGGTTAGTGAGATTCATGagcgcaagcacacacacacgcacacaatcacactcacacagTTTCACAGATTAGacgtatgtgtctgtctgtctctctgtgtatttggctgtctgtctgtgtctgtgtttcagtgtctgtttcagtgtctgtctgtgtgtttcagtgtctgtctctgtgtatttggctgtctgtctgtgtctgtgtttcagtgtctgtttcagtgtctgtctgtgtgtttcagtgtctgtctctctgtgtatttggctgtctgtctgtctgtgtgtttcagtgtctgtttcagtgtctgtctgtgtttcagtgtctgtctgtctgtgtgtttcagtgtctatgtgtctgtctgtctgtctatgtatctggctgtctgtctgtgtttcagtgtctgtttcagtgtctgtctgtgtttcagtgtctgtctgtctgtgtgtttcagtgtctgtctgtctgtgtgtttcagtgtctatgtgtatctgtctgtctgtctgtttcagtgtctgtctgtgtttcagtgtctgtatgtctgtctgtttcagtgtctgtctgtctgtccagtaCCTTGTCTCGTCCGTTCTTGATCAGGGAGACGTTGGCAAACGGGAAGGAGCAGAGATCCACACTGGAGGAGTCACAGTCTGTCCtgcggagaggagaggagaggagggaacaGAGGCTGTAATACACTGGGACCGTCACTAGAGGGCGCTACAGCCctacagatacacagcactgaTTCCGATTCTGATTCATATCACGCAGCTCAGGCTGCAACACAGTGTCACAGTCGCAGCGGCTCACCTGTACGAGTAGTGGACCGGGCTCACGTGGCTCACCGTGGGCATGTAGGAGTAGTAGAAGCTGCCGTAGAGAAAGACGGCGACCcagagcagcagcaccagcacacACAGCAGCACGGCCGCCTGCAGCAGGGTGCGCCGGGCCCGGCTCAGGGACTGGGTCAGCGTGTCCTGCAGCCAGACCAGCGCGGCCCCCACCGCCCCTCCCATACCCGCCAGGGAGCGGCGCTGCCGAGAACCAGACAGGGCTCAGGGCACACAGCGCAATCTGCTTAGAGACCACTAGAGGGGAGTGTTTTGCAAGGTAATCAGTGTATCAAAGACACTGCGCTATCTGCTTAGAGACCACTAGAGGGGAGTGTTTTGCAAGGTAATCAGTGTATCAAAGACACTGCGCTATCTGCTTAGAGACCACTAGAGGGGA
This window contains:
- the LOC131730371 gene encoding seipin-like isoform X2 — encoded protein: MGGAVGAALVWLQDTLTQSLSRARRTLLQAAVLLCVLVLLLWVAVFLYGSFYYSYMPTVSHVSPVHYSYRTDCDSSSVDLCSFPFANVSLIKNGRDKVMIYGQPYRISLEMEMPESPVNQELGMFLIRMSCYTHGGRTISTTARSAMLHYKSSLLQSLDTLVFSPLLLSGVSEQKQLVEVELYEDYRENSYVPTVGALIEIQSRRAQLYAARLRIHAHFTGIRYLLYNFPMTSAVIGVASNFAFLSVIVLFSYLQFIWGGVWPQDPIRVQVNLGAGTRLQQRREEARRRIGAQRAPGERSAELETQEDPNPEELEGEEPGEGEEPGEGEEPLETIGSLNEQVDLPYNETDSSALDSSTEEAPVLLDASSLEEEGPGGVAEAAAMETELRQRHGGCMSF
- the LOC131730371 gene encoding seipin-like isoform X1 gives rise to the protein MGGAVGAALVWLQDTLTQSLSRARRTLLQAAVLLCVLVLLLWVAVFLYGSFYYSYMPTVSHVSPVHYSYRTDCDSSSVDLCSFPFANVSLIKNGRDKVMIYGQPYRISLEMEMPESPVNQELGMFLIRMSCYTHGGRTISTTARSAMLHYKSSLLQSLDTLVFSPLLLSGVSEQKQLVEVELYEDYRENSYVPTVGALIEIQSRRAQLYAARLRIHAHFTGIRYLLYNFPMTSAVIGVASNFAFLSVIVLFSYLQFIWGGVWPQDPIRVQVNLGAGTRLQQRREEARRRIGAQRAPAPAPETTGVASAGDDVTTERPARGKEELEGEEPGEGEEPGEGEEPLETIGSLNEQVDLPYNETDSSALDSSTEEAPVLLDASSLEEEGPGGVAEAAAMETELRQRHGGCMSF